The genomic segment TAAACTTGTATCAAGCTTGGAACAGCACCCAATATCCCGAAGAACTGATGATTCTGGCATTCGTAAAAGACGGTGAATACATGACCGAAGAAACTGGCGGGCCAGTTCAGTTGATTGCTCCTTCTCTTGTCAGTCAGTATCAAATCAAGAATGTTGCTGAACTCAATATTGGACTGTGGACAATTCAAGTATCTGGTGATGTTTCGACACCAATGAATATCACTGGTCTGGACTTAACCAACTTTGAAACCAAAACAGTAGAGTTAGCTTTTGCTCCTGGTGGTGACCCCCAACGAACTTCAAACTGGACCGGTATTGATTTGTGGAGCGTTCTTGAATCGGCTGGAGTTTCTGATGCTGCGACCACAATTAAAATTACTGCCATCGACGGATACTCTAGGGAATACGACATCACGCAAGCCCAAGATTACGGTATGTTGCTTGGTTACATGGAAAACGATGAATATTTGACCTTTGCAGGTGGTAGAGCTTTCCGGCTGTTCATGGAAGACCCCGAAATGAAATGGGGACAATACTGGGTTCGATGGGTTGTTGAAGTAGAAGTCTATTAAACAGGTGATAAACAATGAACAAAGGAACTAAGACTGCTGCAATCGTTTTTGTTTTACTTGTTGCGGTTGCAGTTCCCCTGTATTTTTTTGTTCGCCCTGCTGATGTGGAAGAAGGTTTTCTACAGATTAATGGTGACGTAACTAATCCTTTGAATCTTACTGTCAGTGAGCTCGAAGCCATGCCTTCTTCAAATATGGATGCTACTTTGGATTCAAGCACTCACATCGAAGATGAAGGTACATTCACCTTTACTGGTGTTCCCGTTTGGACTCTGCTCCAAGAAGCTGGCATTTCTGACGACGCTACTTCAGTTTACATTCAAGCAATCGACAGCTACGGGACTTCTTTGACCGTTGAAGAAATACAACAAAACAACCAAATCATGATAGTTTACAAACAAGACGGCGAATACTTAGAATCCTACGAGGAGGGTGGAACAGGTCCCCTTCGACTTGTAATCGGTAGCGAGGAATACGCGCAATTATGGGTAAAAAATGTGGTGTTGCTTGAAGTCAGCTAGGTTTGAGCCTTGACAGCAATCCAGATACAAAACGTTACGTACACTTATCCAACGGCAAAAAAGCCAGTAATCCAAGATTTAAACCTAGAAATCAACTCCGGAGAATTTGTGGGCATCATCGGAGGCACCGGAACTGGCAAAACCACCCTTTTTCGTTTAATGAACGGGCTTGTTCCTCACTATTTTGGTGGCAACCTAGAAGGACAAATAACAATTAACGGATTGAACACCAAAAATCATCAAATTGGTGAGCTTTCTGCTTTTGTTGGTATGGTTTTTCAAGAAGCTGACCCCCAACTGTTTTTTCAAACCGTCGAAGACAATGTTGCCTTCGGACCCGAAAACTTGTGTGTTCCACCTTCAAAAATTGTTGATCGGGTAGATGAGGTTTTAAACAAAGCAGGAATAAACCAACTGCGATACAAATCCCCAACCAACCTCTCTGAAGGACAAAAACAATTGGTTGCTCTTGCTTCAGTTCTTGCAATGAAACCAAAAATCCTTCTGTTAGACGAGCCCACCTCTAACCTTGACTCAGATGGCACGGAACGAATAATCAGTTTTGTTCGGCAACTTAACAAAGAAGGTATCACTGTTCTTTTAGCTAGCCACAACATCGACGTTTTGGCAGAATGTGCAGACCGAATAATTGTAATAAACAACGGCAAAATACAAGCAGACGGTAATCCTTCACACGTTTTTTCAAATCGTGAGTTGTTTCAAAGTTTAGGCATAAGTTTACCCCAAGTAACCCAGCTAGCCCAGAAACTGGCTGATGATGGTTATGATATAGGAAAAGAAGTTCCTGTTACTGTTTCTGAAGCTTTTGATTTGATTGTGAGGCGATTGTGTGACTAGTTTTTTGCAAGCAGAAAATGTCAGTTACGTTTACAGTGACGGAACAGTTGCCTTACAGAATGTTTCTGCCTCTTTTGATTGTGGGGAATCCGTTGCCGTAATTGGCAGAAACGGTTCAGGAAAAACTACCCTTGCAAAAGTGTTAGCAGGAATGTTTCGACCAACCAGTGGTCGCGTTTTGGTTGAAGAAACCAATTATGTTGGTTACACAGTTGCAGAGCTTGGAAGAAAAATTGGGTATGTTTTTCAGAATTTTGATTACCAGCTGTTCAGTGACACCGTAGAAAACGAAGTCAGTTTTGGTTTACGTAACATGGGCTTGCCCGAAACTGAAATCCAGTCACGGGTTTCTGAAACTTTACAAAGCCTTAGCATAGAACAATACCGCAACACTCATCCCCGTCGGCTAAGCTCTGGAGAACGCCAAGCAGTAGCCATTGCTTCCATTTTAGCAATGCAACCCAACGCGGTAATCTTGGATGAACCCACAACCGGACAAGACCAAGCCCGAACAACAGAAATCACAAATTTTATTCAAAGATTAACCCGTGAAGGCAAACTCGTAATCGTTGTAAGCCACAACATCGGGCACGTCGCTACTTGTTGCCAAAGAATCGTCGTTGTTCATGACGGAAAAATAGTTGCGGATGGACCAACCTCTGAAATTTTAGCAAACAAACAACTCCTTCAACAAATTCACGTCAAACCAACCCCCATGATGCAGCTTTCAGAACTGCTACAACAACATGGATGCCCAACAACGGCTTTTTCTATACAAGACATGGCAGGCTTCATCAAAACCCAAACAAGGAGGAACCAAACTTGACTTCCTCTACTTTGGGCGGGTTGCATCAACTAGACCCGTTACCCAAGTTTCTGATAATCCTGTGCCTTTCAACCCTTGTAATCGCTTTTCCAAATCTGATTTTGCTTTTGTTAGTATTCTCATTATGTATAGCGATGGCAGCTGTTTCAGGAATTTCTACGGGGCAATTGTGGAGCTACATTAAACCCTTCTTGTACATCGTTGTGGTGCTTGTTGTTGTTCAAGCAGTTTTCTACCCATTTTCTGCAAAATATGTTCTACTCAGAATTCCTGCCAACTCCCCTGTTTTTGGAAACTACCCCTTACTGAGTCTAGACGGCATAATCTATGGAATAACTTTGGGGCTGCGGTTTGTTTCGTTGATGCTGGCTTCAACCATTTTTAGTTTAACAACCAAACCCCGCGACTTTCTGGTTGCAATGCGCAGGATTCATGTGCCTTTCACTTTAACTTTCATGGTTAACATTGCGTTGCGGTTTATTCCGGATATTCGGGACAAAGCAAAAGACGTCATGCTCGCCCAAACTGCACGAGGATTAGAACTAGAAAAAGGCAACATAATAACCAAGATTCGAGCGTTTTTGCCCACGCTTCTTCCTTTATTGATTAATTATTTGTTGATGGCCCGAAGTTCAGCAGTTGCCCTTGAAACCCGTGCCTTCAGATACAAAAAACAGCGAACCTACATGCACACAAGAAAACTTACAAAAACTGATTATCTGCTTATAGTGTCAACTTTGTTGTTGTCACTTTTGTGCGGACTATTTTTTTGGCAGTATGGTTCAGTTTTGACAGTAATCTAGTTACTTGTTTTCTATCTTGAGCACTAAACTGCGAACATCGTCCACGCCATTAAGGGACTGTGCCATGCTGGTAACAATGTTTGTGATAATTTCCCGTGGAAAATCTTTGATTGGGACTCTGGTGCCGTTTACTTCCAAAAATACTGATTTTCCAGTTAACAACGGACAGTTTTTTGCCTTTGGGTCGTCTGCGACCATGGCTTTTGCAAGCTCGTAGCATGACTCAAATCCGCACTCTCCACAGTGAATCAAATCGGGAAGAATACAGAAGGCTTTTTGCTCAACAATATCTGCAAGTTTTTTTGTTTCTGATATGCTTTTGATGAGAGGAATCTGTAACAAAGTTGCTTTGTTTGTTTCTTCTTCTGATTCTGCGATAAGCCCAGAAACTGCTATGGCCAATCCGTCAGAATATTCTTTTACTTCTTCCACTGTTTTTGCGGCGATTATCTTTGGAAAAATTTTTTCGTTGCTAAAACCTTCCAAAAGCACATAATCCATTCCATTAAGAAACCCCGCGATGTCGTTTAGTTTTTGTTTCTTTTTCACAAAAACTACTGTTTCGTTTTGGGGAACCGCCACTATAATTTCGGCGCCTGCTTGGCTGTGTTTCCATGTGTCATGGGCTGGAGCTGGAGAATCTAATGTTTGTATTCGGGGCATGTGTTTGATGGTTCCTGTTTTGTAGCCTCGTTTTTTTAGTTCTGTAATTAGTTGCTGAATGATGGTTGTTTTTCCTGAATGTTTTCCTCCGACAACGGCCACAAATTTTGGCATCTGAAATCACTTCAATGAAACCTAACGTTTTATGCTGTATATGTTTTTATGCGAAAATATTTTATCTTTAGCGTTGTTACGTCCTAGACATAACGGGGAGAATTTATGACATATATTGTAGCTGTTGTTGGTTCCCACGGTTCAGGAAAGACCACTGCCATAGAATATCTCATTTCTTGTCTAACTAATCAGGGCAACACCGTTGGCACTATAAAACATATCCACCATGAAGATTTCACCATCGACACTCCTGGAACCAACACTTGGCGTCACATGCAGGCTGGTTCTAAAGTTACTGTTGCTGTCGCTCCCAAAGAAATTGTTGTGATAAAAAAGACCGCGTCCGAACTCCGTAGTTTGGATAAAATTCTGGATTTGTTGGCAAACGAAAGCTTGGATTACATTTTTGTGGAAGGTTTTCATCGCCTTATTTCTGAACGCAAAGACATCCCAAAAATTGTTACTGCAAAGAGTCTTGATGACCTGAACGAGACTTTGGAGCGTACTTCTTCTCATGTTTTTGCTGTTTCGGGTTTGATTGCTCAAAATTCCAATAAAGTGGCTGGGGTGGATTTGCCGGTCATTCAGTTGCCTGATGATTGTGATAAGCTTCTGGGAATGCTTAAGGACTTTTTTGGAAAACGATCTAAGAAGCCGTAACATTGCTTTTGTGATTTAAAACTTATAGTTTATTAAAGAGAAAACTTTAAGTTGCATGTCAAGAAGTGAAGTATTCTCAATACTTCAGGAAAAATTAAGCTTCTGAGTGTAGAGCACCATGACGAATGAACCAACTCGAACCGCTGGAATAGAAATCGCAGATGACTTTTGTAGCCGCTGCGGAGTTTGTGTTGCAGTTTGTCCTTTTGAAGCAATTTCAAAAGACGAAGAGCAAAACAAGATTATTTTGGATGTAGAAAAATGTCGGGTTTGTGGCCTGTGCGTAAGCGCCTGTCCGATGTCAGCAATAGACCTTGTCTATTATAACGTTGAATCGTTGACAAAAAAAGTTCAAGACGAAATGAAACAAAAAGGAGCAAAAACTCTTATTTTGTCTTGCCGAGGCAGCAACCCCGTAACCATAGACATAAAAGAGAACTTTAAAGACGAAAACGTAGAAAACTTTGTTTCTCTTCGACTGCCCTGTGTGGGTCGTGTTCCCCCAGAATTTTACATGAACAACTTGGCAGCTGGGACAGAAAAAATTCTAGTTCTACAGTGTGAAGAAGACTTTTGCCGATTCAAGAAAGGTAGCAAAGTTGGACTCAACAGATTTGAGCTACTCAAAGAGACTGTTGATGTTCTTGGTTACAACCCAGACAACCTGATTGTTAAGAAAAACTCTTTGAAAGCAGTCTACGACACCGAAAAATGTGTGGGCTGTGGCAAATGTGTTTTCATCTGTCCTTATGATGCAATCGTCTGGAAAGACGTCAGCACCCCTGAAATTCAAGAAGACAAATGTATGGGCTGTGGAGCATGTGCCCTTGTCTGTCCTCACCAAGCTATCGAGCTAAGGGGTTATGAGTTTGAGCCAGTTTCTGATATAATCAAAAACTGCAGCAACAAGGCTAAAACCGCTAAAGCCAATGGTAAACCTGCAATTTTGTTGTTTGTTTGCCAGTGGTCTGAGTTCTCTGCCTTGGATGATGTTCAGAAAGGATGCCTTACAGACAACATCACCATAATCGAGCTTCCATGTGCCAAAGGCTTTGATCCCGTGTTGGTCTTAGAGGCTTTGAGTGCAGGCTTTGATGGTGTTATGGCTGTTATCTGTCCAGAAGAGCTCTGTAAACTTGAAGAAGGAACATATCTCGGAGAACGTAACTTCTCTGCTTTGAAGGTAGTTCTGAAGGATTACAACTTGGATGACCGTTTTGAGTCCTTCCGGGTTAGTCCAAAATATGTTGGAGAATTCAAACAGAAACTGGAAGAGTTTACCAAAAAAATCTCTTCCATTCCTGACTCGGAGGAAAAATCCGCATAACCTGGAGTGAGAATGAAATGTTTAAAATCGTATCCAAAGAAGAAATTGCACCCAATATCCACCTGATTGAAATAGCTGCCCCTGACATGGCCCCCAAGTCTCACCCCGGACAGTTTGTTATCATTCGTATTGACGACAAAGGCGAACGTGTTCCACTCACCATTGCAGGTGTGGACTTGCAAAAAGGAACAGTTTCAACCGCTTTTCATGCAGTCGGCAAAACCACCAAAGAATTTGCCAAATACAAAGCAGGCGAATCAATCATGGACTTTTCTGGTCCTTTGGGCAACCCTGCTGAAGTTGAAAACTTTGGTAAAGTTTTGCTGGTTGGTGC from the Candidatus Bathyarchaeum sp. genome contains:
- the mobB gene encoding molybdopterin-guanine dinucleotide biosynthesis protein B, encoding MPKFVAVVGGKHSGKTTIIQQLITELKKRGYKTGTIKHMPRIQTLDSPAPAHDTWKHSQAGAEIIVAVPQNETVVFVKKKQKLNDIAGFLNGMDYVLLEGFSNEKIFPKIIAAKTVEEVKEYSDGLAIAVSGLIAESEEETNKATLLQIPLIKSISETKKLADIVEQKAFCILPDLIHCGECGFESCYELAKAMVADDPKAKNCPLLTGKSVFLEVNGTRVPIKDFPREIITNIVTSMAQSLNGVDDVRSLVLKIENK
- a CDS encoding ATP-binding cassette domain-containing protein — its product is MTAIQIQNVTYTYPTAKKPVIQDLNLEINSGEFVGIIGGTGTGKTTLFRLMNGLVPHYFGGNLEGQITINGLNTKNHQIGELSAFVGMVFQEADPQLFFQTVEDNVAFGPENLCVPPSKIVDRVDEVLNKAGINQLRYKSPTNLSEGQKQLVALASVLAMKPKILLLDEPTSNLDSDGTERIISFVRQLNKEGITVLLASHNIDVLAECADRIIVINNGKIQADGNPSHVFSNRELFQSLGISLPQVTQLAQKLADDGYDIGKEVPVTVSEAFDLIVRRLCD
- a CDS encoding molybdopterin-dependent oxidoreductase, whose translation is MNNKIIIAVIVIAIIGVSAGAYLLLPSSTGNGLLPSGNVPDWDITVTGDGATTTVVSVSDMTEMPLTNVTHTIKDETATYVGVLLTDFCELSGVNWYAGTVEVCASDGYSKTVNLYQAWNSTQYPEELMILAFVKDGEYMTEETGGPVQLIAPSLVSQYQIKNVAELNIGLWTIQVSGDVSTPMNITGLDLTNFETKTVELAFAPGGDPQRTSNWTGIDLWSVLESAGVSDAATTIKITAIDGYSREYDITQAQDYGMLLGYMENDEYLTFAGGRAFRLFMEDPEMKWGQYWVRWVVEVEVY
- a CDS encoding energy-coupling factor ABC transporter ATP-binding protein, producing MTSFLQAENVSYVYSDGTVALQNVSASFDCGESVAVIGRNGSGKTTLAKVLAGMFRPTSGRVLVEETNYVGYTVAELGRKIGYVFQNFDYQLFSDTVENEVSFGLRNMGLPETEIQSRVSETLQSLSIEQYRNTHPRRLSSGERQAVAIASILAMQPNAVILDEPTTGQDQARTTEITNFIQRLTREGKLVIVVSHNIGHVATCCQRIVVVHDGKIVADGPTSEILANKQLLQQIHVKPTPMMQLSELLQQHGCPTTAFSIQDMAGFIKTQTRRNQT
- a CDS encoding energy-coupling factor transporter transmembrane protein EcfT, whose amino-acid sequence is MTSSTLGGLHQLDPLPKFLIILCLSTLVIAFPNLILLLLVFSLCIAMAAVSGISTGQLWSYIKPFLYIVVVLVVVQAVFYPFSAKYVLLRIPANSPVFGNYPLLSLDGIIYGITLGLRFVSLMLASTIFSLTTKPRDFLVAMRRIHVPFTLTFMVNIALRFIPDIRDKAKDVMLAQTARGLELEKGNIITKIRAFLPTLLPLLINYLLMARSSAVALETRAFRYKKQRTYMHTRKLTKTDYLLIVSTLLLSLLCGLFFWQYGSVLTVI
- a CDS encoding hydrogenase iron-sulfur subunit — its product is MTNEPTRTAGIEIADDFCSRCGVCVAVCPFEAISKDEEQNKIILDVEKCRVCGLCVSACPMSAIDLVYYNVESLTKKVQDEMKQKGAKTLILSCRGSNPVTIDIKENFKDENVENFVSLRLPCVGRVPPEFYMNNLAAGTEKILVLQCEEDFCRFKKGSKVGLNRFELLKETVDVLGYNPDNLIVKKNSLKAVYDTEKCVGCGKCVFICPYDAIVWKDVSTPEIQEDKCMGCGACALVCPHQAIELRGYEFEPVSDIIKNCSNKAKTAKANGKPAILLFVCQWSEFSALDDVQKGCLTDNITIIELPCAKGFDPVLVLEALSAGFDGVMAVICPEELCKLEEGTYLGERNFSALKVVLKDYNLDDRFESFRVSPKYVGEFKQKLEEFTKKISSIPDSEEKSA
- a CDS encoding molybdopterin-dependent oxidoreductase, yielding MNKGTKTAAIVFVLLVAVAVPLYFFVRPADVEEGFLQINGDVTNPLNLTVSELEAMPSSNMDATLDSSTHIEDEGTFTFTGVPVWTLLQEAGISDDATSVYIQAIDSYGTSLTVEEIQQNNQIMIVYKQDGEYLESYEEGGTGPLRLVIGSEEYAQLWVKNVVLLEVS
- the mobB gene encoding molybdopterin-guanine dinucleotide biosynthesis protein B, whose amino-acid sequence is MTYIVAVVGSHGSGKTTAIEYLISCLTNQGNTVGTIKHIHHEDFTIDTPGTNTWRHMQAGSKVTVAVAPKEIVVIKKTASELRSLDKILDLLANESLDYIFVEGFHRLISERKDIPKIVTAKSLDDLNETLERTSSHVFAVSGLIAQNSNKVAGVDLPVIQLPDDCDKLLGMLKDFFGKRSKKP